One region of Prosthecobacter dejongeii genomic DNA includes:
- a CDS encoding SOS response-associated peptidase, with the protein MCNRYHYSGRDISRIVERLRVYPIAQEPTDIWPSKPAPVLLQRHDHHAAIEMMPWGIQPDWQRSLLLFARFETAAIKQSFRMAYRMRRCLVLATGFWETRYFESPDQPMVIAGIYDSWYEGRDTPSHGFTMLSAPATPAVQPYNDRMPLILPEEAWQTWLDPISTLEQLAPLMRPWQGELVTKDQPTLSPPRPIEKPDPTEQLELQW; encoded by the coding sequence ATGTGCAACCGTTACCATTACTCAGGCCGTGACATTTCCCGCATCGTGGAGAGGCTCCGCGTCTATCCCATAGCCCAGGAGCCGACTGACATCTGGCCCAGCAAACCCGCGCCGGTGTTGTTGCAGCGCCACGATCATCACGCGGCCATCGAGATGATGCCCTGGGGCATCCAGCCGGACTGGCAACGCTCCTTGCTGCTCTTTGCTCGATTCGAGACGGCCGCGATCAAGCAGAGCTTTCGCATGGCCTACCGGATGCGTCGCTGCCTGGTGCTAGCCACCGGCTTCTGGGAGACGCGCTACTTTGAGAGCCCTGATCAACCCATGGTCATCGCAGGGATCTACGATAGCTGGTATGAGGGCCGCGACACGCCAAGCCACGGTTTTACCATGCTCAGTGCCCCCGCTACGCCAGCGGTGCAGCCCTATAATGACCGCATGCCGCTCATTCTGCCTGAGGAGGCCTGGCAAACTTGGCTGGATCCCATCAGCACCTTAGAGCAGCTAGCGCCCCTCATGCGCCCCTGGCAGGGCGAGCTTGTAACCAAAGATCAACCTACTCTCTCCCCGCCCCGGCCAATCGAGAAGCCCGATCCGACTGAGCAGCTTGAGTTGCAGTGGTGA
- a CDS encoding TIGR02594 family protein → MSTSPPSSSARLFAAALRYLGTKEVPGAGSNPKIKAWIKEAATWLNGDDSKTAWCGCFRGGVGLETATGVPPEHYRAAEWGTWGKAVDLKKPQTWQRGDTIVMTRPGGNHVCLLDRIEGRTAYCLGGNQADSVSIAPFPISRITHVRRLS, encoded by the coding sequence ATGAGCACTTCGCCTCCCTCTTCCTCTGCCCGTCTCTTTGCCGCCGCCCTCAGATATCTCGGCACGAAAGAAGTGCCAGGAGCTGGGAGCAACCCAAAGATCAAAGCCTGGATCAAGGAAGCAGCGACCTGGCTAAATGGCGATGACAGTAAGACCGCCTGGTGTGGATGCTTCAGAGGGGGCGTGGGCCTTGAGACCGCCACCGGCGTGCCACCTGAGCACTACCGCGCTGCCGAATGGGGTACCTGGGGAAAAGCTGTGGATCTGAAAAAGCCCCAGACATGGCAGAGAGGGGACACCATCGTGATGACCAGGCCTGGGGGAAATCACGTCTGCCTTCTGGACCGCATCGAGGGCCGCACCGCTTACTGTTTGGGTGGCAACCAGGCGGACAGCGTGAGCATCGCACCTTTCCCGATTTCACGGATTACGCATGTCAGGAGGCTGAGTTAA
- a CDS encoding transposase, with translation MKTARTLDPQADLLEQQLIGINAKTAPYPAARSWSGGRRRMVGKGALESYTYHVMSRTCGGEVFFDDIDKEALKRLLWRLADFSGVKLVTYCIMGNHFHALVEVPRREVWLERFAGPTGEEKLFEHLRLLYSKTYIAFLREQIHELRRLGMHTLAQEKLEAIKKRFCNLSIYVKEVKERFSRWFNKRRGRRGTLWMDRFKSVMVESGGEALRTMAAYIELNPVRASLVDDPKDYRWCGYGEAVGGSRRAQRGLCKAVAKPVDGWQNGGGAETYRCLLHADGQEVRDAQNETVVRPGMTADKARQVLAEKGKLSPAELVRLRVRYFTDGLVLGSQEFVESVFTENRNLFGPKRKDGARRLRECSGNLFSLRRLRLQAVG, from the coding sequence ATGAAAACCGCCCGAACCCTTGATCCTCAAGCCGATCTGCTTGAGCAGCAGCTCATCGGCATCAATGCCAAAACCGCCCCCTACCCTGCCGCGCGGTCCTGGTCCGGTGGACGGCGGCGAATGGTCGGCAAGGGCGCTCTGGAAAGCTACACCTACCACGTCATGTCGCGCACTTGCGGCGGCGAGGTTTTCTTTGATGACATCGACAAGGAAGCCCTCAAGCGCTTGCTCTGGCGGTTGGCGGACTTTTCAGGGGTCAAGCTGGTCACCTACTGCATCATGGGAAATCACTTCCACGCGCTCGTCGAGGTACCGCGACGCGAGGTCTGGCTGGAGCGTTTTGCCGGACCCACTGGCGAGGAAAAGCTCTTCGAGCACTTGCGCCTACTTTACAGCAAAACCTACATCGCCTTTCTGCGCGAGCAGATCCATGAGCTGCGTCGCCTAGGCATGCATACCCTGGCCCAGGAGAAACTGGAGGCGATCAAGAAGCGCTTTTGTAACCTGTCCATCTACGTCAAAGAGGTCAAAGAAAGATTCAGCCGCTGGTTTAACAAAAGACGTGGCAGGCGCGGCACCTTGTGGATGGACCGTTTCAAAAGCGTGATGGTGGAAAGCGGCGGTGAAGCTCTGCGGACGATGGCCGCCTACATTGAGCTCAACCCCGTGCGAGCCAGCCTAGTAGATGATCCCAAAGACTATCGGTGGTGCGGGTATGGTGAGGCGGTAGGTGGCAGCCGGCGAGCCCAACGAGGCCTCTGCAAGGCCGTGGCCAAACCCGTGGACGGGTGGCAAAACGGCGGTGGAGCTGAGACGTATCGTTGCCTGCTACATGCGGACGGTCAGGAAGTGCGAGATGCGCAAAACGAAACCGTTGTTAGGCCTGGCATGACTGCGGACAAAGCCCGGCAGGTACTAGCCGAGAAAGGCAAGCTGAGTCCAGCAGAACTGGTGCGACTACGCGTGCGCTACTTCACCGATGGGCTGGTGCTAGGCAGCCAAGAGTTCGTGGAAAGTGTGTTTACAGAGAATCGAAATCTCTTTGGACCAAAAAGAAAAGATGGAGCCCGGAGACTGCGCGAATGCAGTGGCAACCTCTTTTCCCTGCGACGATTAAGACTGCAAGCGGTGGGGTAA
- a CDS encoding Zeta toxin family protein → MAIKAGKLLLHEIEGCLSAGQSFGLESTLSGQGHVRLLERAQAFGFQIEIHFLWIPSPTLAIRRIARRVRKGGHAIPSSDVHRRYSRSLENFAHIYAPLAGTWLLWDNTAKPPRLLLHSGQASLIELQSQLLP, encoded by the coding sequence ATGGCCATCAAAGCAGGTAAACTCCTGCTGCATGAGATCGAAGGTTGTCTCTCTGCTGGCCAGTCATTCGGGCTGGAGAGCACTCTGAGTGGGCAGGGCCATGTCCGTTTGCTAGAGCGCGCCCAGGCCTTCGGTTTTCAGATCGAGATTCATTTCCTCTGGATTCCCTCTCCCACCCTGGCCATTCGCAGGATTGCTCGGCGAGTCAGGAAAGGCGGTCATGCCATACCTTCCAGCGATGTCCACCGTCGCTATTCGCGCAGCCTGGAAAACTTCGCTCACATCTATGCACCGCTGGCTGGGACCTGGCTTCTATGGGACAACACAGCAAAACCTCCCCGCTTGCTACTGCATTCAGGTCAGGCTAGTCTTATTGAGTTGCAAAGCCAGCTTCTGCCATGA
- the thiC gene encoding phosphomethylpyrimidine synthase ThiC translates to MIASKDSFEPHSSEQLPASSRVYVQGQIHPDIRVPMREIKLSPTKAFNGQIEENAPVRVYDTSGPWGDPDYKGTVETGLPALRKPWIEARGDVAPYEGRAVEPRDNGYLTENHAEYAAAKREGLLSPLKAPINAQRQPLKASKGTPVTQLHYARQGIITPEMEFIAIRENMRRAQIADLTDDILRNRLDKQHVGSAQAQTAYTPGIFNRFPQRIPNEITAEFVRSEVAAGRAIIPANINHPELEPMIIGRNFLVKINANIGNSAVASSIEEEVEKMRWATKWGGDTVMDLSTGKNIHATREWILRNSPVPIGTVPIYQALEKVNGKAEDLTWELFRDTLIEQAEQGVDYFTIHAGVLLRFVPLTASRMTGIVSRGGSIMAKWCLAHHKENFLYTHWDDICDIMAAYDVSFSIGDGLRPGSIADANDKAQFGELEVQGELTKRAWAKGVQVMNEGPGHVPMHMIEENMAKQLEWCHEAPFYTLGPLTTDIAPGYDHITSGIGAAMIGWYGCAMLCYVTPKEHLGLPNKEDVKAGVITYKLAAHAADLAKGHPGAQYRDNALSKARFEFRWEDQFNLSLDPVTAREYHDETLPQDGAKSAHFCSMCGPHFCSMKITEDVRKYAAENGMTDDEALKAGMDEKSKEFVEKGAEVYQPA, encoded by the coding sequence ATGATCGCCTCCAAAGACTCCTTCGAACCTCACTCCAGCGAGCAACTCCCCGCCTCTTCCCGCGTTTACGTCCAGGGCCAGATCCACCCCGACATCCGCGTCCCCATGCGCGAAATCAAGCTCAGCCCCACGAAGGCCTTCAACGGCCAGATCGAAGAAAACGCCCCCGTTCGTGTCTATGACACCTCCGGCCCCTGGGGCGATCCCGACTACAAAGGCACCGTCGAAACCGGCCTCCCTGCCCTCCGCAAACCCTGGATCGAAGCCCGTGGCGACGTCGCCCCCTATGAAGGCCGCGCCGTCGAGCCCCGCGACAACGGCTACCTCACCGAAAACCACGCCGAATACGCCGCCGCCAAGCGCGAAGGCCTCCTCAGCCCTCTCAAGGCCCCCATCAACGCCCAGCGCCAGCCTCTCAAGGCCAGCAAAGGCACCCCCGTCACCCAGCTCCACTACGCACGCCAGGGCATCATCACCCCGGAGATGGAGTTCATCGCCATCCGCGAAAACATGCGCCGCGCCCAGATCGCCGATCTCACGGACGACATCCTGCGCAACCGCCTGGACAAACAGCACGTCGGCTCCGCCCAGGCCCAGACCGCCTACACTCCCGGCATCTTCAATCGTTTCCCGCAAAGGATTCCCAACGAAATCACCGCCGAGTTCGTCCGCTCCGAGGTCGCCGCAGGCCGCGCCATCATCCCGGCCAATATCAATCACCCCGAGCTTGAGCCCATGATCATCGGGCGCAACTTCCTCGTCAAAATCAATGCCAACATCGGCAACAGCGCCGTCGCCTCATCCATCGAGGAAGAAGTCGAAAAAATGCGCTGGGCCACCAAATGGGGCGGCGATACCGTCATGGATCTCTCCACTGGCAAAAACATCCACGCCACCCGCGAGTGGATCCTGCGGAACTCCCCCGTGCCCATCGGCACCGTGCCCATCTACCAGGCCCTCGAAAAAGTGAACGGCAAGGCCGAGGACCTCACCTGGGAGCTTTTCCGGGACACCCTCATCGAGCAGGCCGAGCAGGGCGTGGACTACTTCACCATCCACGCCGGCGTCCTCCTCCGCTTCGTCCCCCTCACCGCCTCCCGCATGACCGGCATCGTCTCCCGCGGCGGCTCCATCATGGCCAAGTGGTGCCTCGCCCACCACAAGGAAAACTTCCTCTACACCCACTGGGATGACATCTGCGACATCATGGCCGCCTATGACGTCTCCTTCTCCATTGGCGACGGCCTCCGCCCCGGCTCCATCGCCGATGCCAACGACAAAGCCCAGTTCGGCGAACTCGAAGTCCAGGGCGAGCTCACCAAGCGCGCTTGGGCCAAAGGCGTCCAGGTCATGAACGAAGGCCCCGGCCACGTCCCCATGCACATGATCGAGGAAAACATGGCCAAGCAGCTCGAATGGTGCCACGAGGCCCCCTTCTACACCCTTGGGCCTCTCACCACCGACATCGCACCCGGCTACGACCACATCACCAGCGGCATCGGTGCCGCCATGATCGGCTGGTATGGCTGCGCCATGCTCTGCTACGTCACGCCCAAGGAACACCTCGGCCTACCTAACAAAGAGGACGTCAAAGCCGGCGTCATCACCTACAAACTCGCCGCCCACGCCGCCGACCTCGCCAAAGGCCACCCCGGTGCCCAATACCGCGACAACGCCCTGTCCAAGGCCCGCTTCGAATTCCGCTGGGAAGACCAGTTCAACCTGTCTCTCGATCCCGTCACCGCCCGCGAATACCACGACGAAACCCTCCCCCAAGACGGCGCCAAGTCCGCCCACTTCTGCTCCATGTGCGGCCCCCACTTCTGCTCCATGAAGATCACCGAGGACGTCCGCAAATACGCCGCCGAAAACGGCATGACCGACGACGAGGCCCTGAAAGCCGGGATGGATGAGAAGTCGAAGGAGTTTGTGGAAAAGGGCGCTGAGGTTTATCAGCCAGCCTAA
- a CDS encoding PEP-CTERM sorting domain-containing protein (PEP-CTERM proteins occur, often in large numbers, in the proteomes of bacteria that also encode an exosortase, a predicted intramembrane cysteine proteinase. The presence of a PEP-CTERM domain at a protein's C-terminus predicts cleavage within the sorting domain, followed by covalent anchoring to some some component of the (usually Gram-negative) cell surface. Many PEP-CTERM proteins exhibit an unusual sequence composition that includes large numbers of potential glycosylation sites. Expression of one such protein has been shown restore the ability of a bacterium to form floc, a type of biofilm.) — MMPRSSSFLRAGWLVGVCLAICTVASRADLISDWNAQALMAIRGDAQAGPDASRTLAMLNAAIYNAVEGIAGDHNLYASGSYTGPGETALDGASMDAAAAAAAFTVLQGLYPSLTGDFAALYSAQLSGLADDQARVDGMDFGTVVGNGMLNWRAGDNSNAASNTALYSPTGTVGHWQPTVPNGEVLPGWGAVTTFGIPSTAAYNGNLPATIETYIQSAQYAADYNQVKELGASSSGTRTTDQLNAAFFWAAAAGTGTTAGLWNQVAQTVAASEGLSLQESARLFAALNVAMADAAIVTWDTKYDVDFWSPLQAIVNGAADGNLDTLGDAGWTALLAELNSPAYFSEQSALSAAAARVLAEFLGDDVAFMLGSDVDGDGVADMTRMYNSFSQAAEEAGLSQIWGGVSYGTGHTDAATAGAAVGGYVVNNYFAPVPEPSGLMLVLVGGVMWAMRRRR, encoded by the coding sequence ATGATGCCGCGTTCTTCCTCTTTCCTTCGAGCTGGCTGGTTGGTAGGCGTGTGCCTCGCCATCTGCACAGTGGCATCGCGGGCGGACTTGATCAGCGACTGGAATGCGCAGGCGCTGATGGCCATCCGTGGGGATGCGCAAGCGGGGCCGGATGCCTCGCGAACTTTGGCGATGCTGAATGCGGCGATCTACAATGCTGTGGAGGGCATCGCAGGAGATCACAATCTTTACGCCAGCGGCAGTTACACGGGACCTGGGGAAACGGCGCTGGATGGGGCCTCCATGGATGCGGCAGCAGCGGCAGCGGCCTTCACGGTACTGCAAGGTCTGTACCCCAGCCTGACGGGAGACTTTGCCGCGCTGTATTCGGCTCAACTGAGTGGCTTGGCGGATGATCAAGCGCGGGTGGATGGGATGGACTTTGGCACGGTGGTGGGTAATGGTATGCTGAACTGGCGGGCGGGAGATAACTCCAACGCGGCTTCAAACACGGCCTTGTATTCACCTACAGGAACGGTTGGGCACTGGCAGCCGACGGTGCCGAATGGGGAGGTGCTGCCGGGGTGGGGGGCGGTGACGACCTTTGGCATCCCGAGCACGGCGGCTTACAATGGTAACCTGCCCGCGACCATCGAGACCTACATTCAATCGGCCCAGTATGCAGCGGACTACAATCAGGTGAAGGAACTGGGCGCAAGCAGCAGTGGCACGCGAACGACGGACCAACTCAATGCGGCCTTTTTCTGGGCTGCGGCGGCTGGGACAGGGACGACGGCGGGGCTGTGGAATCAAGTGGCGCAAACGGTGGCCGCGAGTGAGGGCCTAAGCCTGCAAGAGAGTGCGCGCCTGTTTGCTGCGCTGAATGTGGCGATGGCGGATGCGGCCATCGTGACCTGGGATACGAAATATGATGTGGACTTTTGGAGCCCGCTGCAGGCGATCGTGAACGGGGCGGCGGATGGCAATCTGGATACCCTGGGCGATGCTGGCTGGACGGCCTTGCTGGCAGAGCTAAACTCACCTGCCTATTTTTCTGAGCAGAGTGCCCTGAGTGCGGCGGCAGCCCGGGTGTTGGCAGAGTTTTTAGGCGATGATGTGGCCTTCATGCTGGGCAGTGACGTGGATGGTGACGGCGTGGCGGATATGACACGAATGTATAACTCCTTTAGCCAAGCGGCAGAGGAGGCGGGGCTGAGCCAGATCTGGGGTGGCGTAAGCTACGGCACGGGACACACCGATGCAGCCACAGCGGGTGCTGCGGTGGGGGGCTATGTGGTGAACAATTACTTTGCTCCCGTGCCTGAACCCTCTGGCCTGATGCTGGTGCTGGTGGGCGGTGTGATGTGGGCGATGCGGCGGCGACGCTGA
- a CDS encoding neutral/alkaline non-lysosomal ceramidase N-terminal domain-containing protein, with product MRRRFFSGCLAALILTGASAHAEFRAGAFAQDISPNQFPTPVNGGMKGNFAQGITDPMHARCLALHDGRRALVYVVVDACMIPREICEEAKILASQATKIPTAHILISATHTHSAATLAGVFQSDPDPEYIKTVAPRIAAGIAQAVKNLEPAEFGWAFGSDPAHVFNRRWHMKEGQYYENPFGITTDRAKMNPGNVSTSVSVPTSAVDQDVAVMAVRSVADQRPIGVLANYSLHYVGGNTAISADYFGAFAREIATRLGAGDSRYAGKPAFVGILSNGTSGNINNINFGSSIRYKRNPGEQINIVARSVADAAVGAYETIKWEKEAPLDSEETDIQLGVRKGTAQDLSQAKEWLATIPKDKDGQWGDKKAIYARETVLLADYPDTVPVKLQAHRIGTLSVAAIPCEVFVQIGLRLKQTTPFARHFTISLANGYNGYLPTEEDHAMGGYETWRARSSYLEVPAAAKVTDKLEDMLSALKRRAQ from the coding sequence ATGCGCCGTCGTTTTTTCTCAGGTTGTCTTGCCGCCCTAATTTTGACCGGAGCTTCAGCACATGCGGAATTCCGCGCGGGAGCTTTTGCGCAGGACATCTCGCCCAACCAGTTTCCGACGCCAGTGAATGGCGGCATGAAAGGAAATTTCGCTCAAGGCATTACCGATCCCATGCATGCTCGCTGCTTAGCGTTACACGATGGCAGACGCGCCTTGGTCTATGTGGTGGTAGATGCCTGCATGATTCCTCGCGAGATCTGCGAAGAAGCCAAAATCCTAGCCAGTCAGGCAACCAAGATACCTACGGCTCACATCCTCATCTCCGCCACCCACACTCACTCAGCAGCCACTTTGGCGGGAGTCTTCCAGAGTGACCCAGATCCTGAATACATCAAAACCGTAGCCCCGCGCATTGCTGCTGGAATCGCTCAGGCGGTGAAAAATCTAGAACCTGCCGAGTTTGGTTGGGCCTTCGGCAGTGACCCCGCCCACGTCTTCAATCGTCGCTGGCACATGAAAGAAGGCCAGTACTATGAGAACCCCTTTGGCATCACCACCGACCGGGCAAAGATGAATCCCGGTAACGTCAGCACCAGTGTTTCCGTCCCTACTTCCGCCGTGGATCAAGATGTCGCCGTCATGGCTGTCCGCTCTGTAGCGGATCAACGCCCCATCGGAGTTTTAGCCAATTACAGCCTGCATTACGTGGGTGGAAATACGGCCATCAGTGCAGATTACTTTGGCGCATTTGCCCGTGAGATCGCCACTCGACTCGGTGCGGGCGATTCCCGTTATGCAGGGAAACCCGCCTTTGTCGGCATTCTCTCCAATGGCACGAGCGGCAACATCAACAACATCAACTTCGGCTCTTCCATTCGTTACAAACGCAATCCCGGTGAGCAAATCAACATCGTCGCCCGCAGCGTAGCCGATGCGGCCGTCGGAGCCTATGAAACCATCAAATGGGAAAAAGAAGCCCCACTGGATTCAGAAGAAACAGACATCCAGTTAGGCGTGCGCAAAGGCACCGCACAAGACCTCTCTCAGGCGAAAGAGTGGCTGGCCACCATCCCCAAAGACAAGGATGGTCAGTGGGGCGATAAAAAAGCCATCTATGCCCGTGAAACCGTGCTCCTGGCTGATTATCCTGATACCGTCCCGGTCAAGCTTCAAGCGCACCGCATCGGCACCCTCAGCGTGGCCGCCATCCCATGCGAGGTTTTTGTCCAGATTGGTCTTCGTTTGAAACAAACCACCCCTTTTGCCCGCCACTTCACTATCTCCCTGGCCAATGGCTACAATGGTTATCTCCCGACCGAAGAAGACCACGCCATGGGCGGATATGAAACCTGGCGCGCCCGCAGCAGCTACCTGGAAGTCCCCGCAGCTGCGAAGGTGACTGATAAGCTTGAAGACATGCTCAGCGCACTCAAACGCCGCGCTCAGTGA